Within the Rosa rugosa chromosome 2, drRosRugo1.1, whole genome shotgun sequence genome, the region GGGGCATTCTTGTCATTTCGTAATTAGAACAAACCGTCCTGGAccttaattgaaaaaaaaaaaaaaaaaaaagaggttaaAATCGGCGGTAGCTCTATTACTCCTCAATCGATTCCGTTTCTTGAGCTGCAAACCAAAGGGATTAGTATTGGTTTCAGGCGATTATGCGAATGCTATAGAGAGTTATAGTGGTGAGTTTCTCTTCTTTCGTTTGGTTAATTTGATTTTGTTCTGAAATTTCGATTTATTTGCATGAAAGAGTGTGATTTGGGTTCAATTGGATACCGATTGCTGTGACggagttttttatttattttatttatggtaAATTGGCTGGCTGTGTTTGAAACTTTAGGTGTGGGAGGTTTGTATGGAGTTATTACAGCTTTGCCTATAATAATGTGTTTGTGAAATTTCCTCATAGAGTTGGAAAGTAAGAATATGAAAGAGGAGTGAGCTATGTATGTTGGCTTCAAAATGTAGGAAATGCAAACTATGATATATCTGATGGAATGTCTAAATCTGAGTAGAGTGTCACCCAAAACTGAGCTTGGTCAGAAACATGCTGAAATGAATTTTGTCAGAAGGACAGTTTCATCTTTCTGTCATTGCTTGGTATTTTAGAATTAGAGGTGTTGCCTTGTGCAAGAAAAACCAGCCTTCTTCATTTCAGACAGAGGAAAGTAGAtggtttcctacccacatgattAGTACTTTCTAGTGTCAAATGTTGAATTAAAGCTGATCTAAAAATGTATTTGCCCCTATGTTTCGTGAAAGGATTCTTTTCTTTCCTGGGTGTTTGCTTTCTTATGGACGTAATACTATATTTTGTTCTGTTTGAAGAGCAGGGCCAATAATATCGTGCAAAGGAACAGTAACTACTGCTGGCTTTTCCATTTTCAATCATAGCTGAGTAATTGGTGATTATTCCTCGGTTTTGGTGGTAAACAAATGCCTCGATACAAAGATGAACCTCCTGCTGTTCGTGTTTACACAGTCTGTGACGAATCAAGGTCTCtattggtgtttttttttttttttttctgttccaGTTTGTATAAATTTGTTATAAACGTCTTATTGATATAATTATTTGTGGCAGGTATTTGATAGTGAGGAATGTTCCATCTTTGGGATGCGGTGATGAGCTGTTGACGCTGTTCTCATCCTATGGAGATGTAGAGGAGTAATTTACTGTCTTTTCGTTGTTAAGATTTTATTTGTTGCTAGCAAACTATTTTGTCTGATGCTATTGTATCAATCGTCATTTGCCATGTTCAGGTGTAAACCAATGGATGCAGAAGATTGTGAGCAATTCACTGATGTTTACTGGATAAAGTTTCGTCTTGTCAGCAACGCCAGGTGAATATCATACGACTTGTGAAGAAATTAAAATAGGGCCAAGGACCAGACTAATGGTTTTGTACATTTTAGGTTTGCAAAGAGGAAGTTAGACGAGTATGTTTTCCTTGGAAATCGACTGGGGGTTTCTTATGCTCCTCAGTTTGAGAGCCTTGCCGACACAAAGGACAAACTGGAAGGCAGGAGAAGAGAAGTTCTAGCACGATTGAACCGTAAGTTCTGTGTATGGTGACAGAGGCTCTTATGTGTTATAACCAAATTGGTGCGAATAGAACTTAATACATATCTGACACATATGATTTATTTATGATATCAGCTTGTGGTTCTAAAGGGTCCAGAGTTAACAAGTCAGGTGCTTTAACCGAGGTTTCGTTCGATGCAACCCCGTCCCAGACTTACAGTGATTCCCAACGTGTAAACTGTAGCCCAAGGTATGTACAAAGCATGTTAGGATTTCAGTTTCATCTCAACAGAACATCTTTTATATAGCTTGACTGATTGCCTTTCCTTTCTGTTTAGGGACTATGGACAATCACAACTTACTTCGCAAGTTAATAATCCTCCCATTACAAGAGTTTCCTCTGAGAAGGTTTGTTATTGCTCTCAGATGTTAACAAGTCTCATGCTTATAACACTCTTCCACTTCTAGCGCAATTTAGCATAGCAGCTTTGTAGCAACAATAAAGTAACCTGTGATTGCTATGGGTAGTTTGCAATAGGACGCCATTCCCAGGGTGACCGTTGGAATGAAGCCAA harbors:
- the LOC133734119 gene encoding uncharacterized protein LOC133734119, translating into MPRYKDEPPAVRVYTVCDESRYLIVRNVPSLGCGDELLTLFSSYGDVEECKPMDAEDCEQFTDVYWIKFRLVSNARFAKRKLDEYVFLGNRLGVSYAPQFESLADTKDKLEGRRREVLARLNPCGSKGSRVNKSGALTEVSFDATPSQTYSDSQRVNCSPRDYGQSQLTSQVNNPPITRVSSEKEYFASPSMNQTVQMVREKLDKIQSSTEHLLEGHKSKKARVDNRRRI